In the genome of Maniola jurtina chromosome 3, ilManJurt1.1, whole genome shotgun sequence, one region contains:
- the LOC123880172 gene encoding pre-piRNA 3'-exonuclease trimmer-like yields MEITKKNFSEQLENITKNLKRSCFVGFDAEFTAILSGDCFKYRLFDTNKERYDLIKDEVSKMIMTQVGLTMFQYDRDHDSYIAVGYTFHLCPQVVADIDQMFIFQASTLKFLCRYNFNFNKFIYDGLPYLSKVEEAHIRQQLKDKTLVGSLIHALTMEDERKLQKYCSEVSKWLTGKDEETMYLDIECPIMRYIVHNEIRQRFTDVLTTDSLGNSNKVLIYRDKYVEGANSAPMAILEDNLMSCLLGFSQIIDLLATHQKPIIGHNNFLDLVLLHNQFIGPLPKKYCTFKKNINSLFPIIFDTKYISHEMRKRLTFDEVWKSNALQDLYEFFSEGKCKKLESGVNFIKLSTPFNVKQSYHEAGWDSYCSGYCFIRMSHWAACDNSGKYRPVGPSEKLAALAPYCNKVNVIRGAIPFMNLVDVDPPRHRPELLHIKSMKERIINVGKITSVLAGLGSIDVKPYGKKTALIAASTQYTADKILNQFQNDREYRISPFNVIKHTPAGRMAIWGSALLTGSLLLFLLHRRVTK; encoded by the exons ATGGAAATCACCAAAAAGAACTTTAGTGAGCAGCTGGAAAACATAACCAAAAACTTGAAACGCTCATGTTTTGTTGGATTTGATGCCGAATTCACCGCTATATTGTCAGGGGACTGCTTTAAATATAG GTTATTTGACACAAACAAAGAAAGATATGACCTAATAAAGGATGAAGTGAGCAAAATGATAATGACTCAAGTTGGCCTGACCATGTTCCAATATGACCGTGATCATGACAGCTATATTGCAGTGGGGTACACATTCCACCTGTGTCCCCAAGTTGTTGCAGACATTGATCAGATGTTCATATTCCAAGCATCTACTCTGAAGTTTCTTTGCAGatacaatttcaattttaataag TTTATATATGATGGCCTGCCCTATTTAAGTAAAGTAGAGGAAGCACATATAAGACAACAACTGAAAGACAAAACACTAGTTGGTAGTCTAATACATGCACTCACAATGGAAGATGAAAGGAAACTACAGAAATACTGCTCCGAggtttcaaa atgGCTAACAGGAAAAGACGAGGAAACAATGTATCTAGATATTGAGTGTCCAATAATGCGGTACATAGTTCACAACGAGATAAGGCAACGGTTCACAGACGTACTTACCACTGATAGCTTAGGTAATAGCAATAAG gttCTAATATACAGAGATAAATATGTAGAAGGTGCCAACAGCGCACCCATGGCTATTTTAGAAGATAACCTAATGAGCTGTTTATTGGGATTTTCACAAATCATCGATTTACTTGCAACACACCAAAAACCTATAATTGGCCATAATAACTTTTTGGACCTGGTACTTCTCCACAATCAATTTATAGGTCCTTTGCCtaagaaatattgtacattcaagaaaaatattaatagtTTATTTCCCATCATATTTGATACTAAGTACATTTCTCATGAAATGAGAAAGAGGCTGACTTTCGATGAAGTATGGAAATCAAATGCACTGCAAGA tTTATATGAGTTTTTCTCTGAGGGCAAATGTAAAAAACTGGAAAGTGgagttaatttcataaaactgaGTACACCATTCAATGTCAAACAATCCTATCACGAAGCTGGATGGGATTCATATTGTTCAG GATACTGTTTTATCCGGATGAGTCACTGGGCAGCGTGTGATAATAGCGGCAAGTATAGACCGGTGGGCCCCAGCGAAAAATTAGCAGCTTTAGCTCCCTACTGCAATAAAGTCAACGTCATACGTGGGGCTATACCTTTTATG AATCTCGTGGACGTCGACCCGCCGCGACATCGCCCGGAATTACTTCACATAAAATCTATGAAGGAACGAATCATTAACGTCGGGAAG ATAACGTCGGTGCTCGCAGGTTTGGGTTCCATAGACGTCAAACCTTACGGAAAGAAAACTGCGCTCATAGCTGCCAGCACACAATACAC GGCCGATAAGATATTAAACCAGTTCCAGAACGACAGAGAATATAGGATATCACCATTTAACGTCATCAAGCATACTCCCGCAGGCAGAATGGCGATttg GGGAAGTGCATTGTTAACCGGCAGCTTACTACTGTTTTTATTACATAGACGTGTTACTAAATAG